AGTGGAAAATATATGTTGCTTCAAGAACTAGATAATCCATTTTATACAGAAGAACAACCTGAATCGCAAGCACCGCTTCAGATTATTGAACGTTTTGGATATAAAACGAAGACGGAAGTTTTTAATGGATCTGTTTTGCAGGCCTCAGGAGGTCAGTCTCTGTTAGCTGTTTTAGATGGGAAAGTTGAAGTTAAGGGGAGTGACATAGAAATTAGTGATCAGGATTCCAAGTTTCTGTATAAGAACGTAGATACGATTCGCTATAAAACAGGTGATCATGTTAAATCTGGAGATATCATCGGGAAAGTAGCACCTGAAGGAAATCAAACTGTTTATTATCAAAAGCTAGAACCTGATCGTGCAAATAAGAAAGATAGAGATGGGAATATCAAGAAGAGCTGGACTTATGTCAATGTCGGTTTTTACTTCCAGCGTGTAGAATATACCCAAGCAACATCTGTTGTCAGTAATATTGAAACATCTGGAGATAAAGGAAGACGTGCAAGAGCTTTTGCGGATGCAATCAAAAAAAATATACCAGAAGCAACAGATGAAGGAATCGCAGCCATTTTGGGAGGATTTGATATTGAGAGTTCCATCACCTTTAAACGCTATGAAACAGACTTTCTAACCAATAATCAGTTCGATAAAGTTGCTAAAGAACCAACTGCAGAAAATCTAGTTGGTAACTGGGGAGCCTTTCAAGCTATGTACCCTACCTTGCCTCTAAATGAAAGAGGTTATCTAGTCAACGGTTTGCACTATATCGGGATTGGGATTGGTCAATTTACTGGCCCTCGTGCTCTTGCATTGTGGAATTTTGCAAAATCTGTGAATGGAGATATTTGGTCTGCAGAAGTCCAAACAAAATTTCTTCTGGAGGAAGATGATCCAACTAGACGTGCAGCATTCAGAAGAATTGTAACCTCAACAGGCTCCGTAGAAGCTCTTACGGAGGACTTTTTGAACGCTTGGTTAGGAGTCCCAGGAAACAAGCTATTAGAACGGCAATCTGCAGCCCGTCAATGGTTGAATTTCTTAAAAAATAAAGGAGGAGGTTCGACAGGTGTTTCTAGCAAGCAAGTTCCATCAGAATATAAAGATAAGCTACCTTATGGTCTACCTACCGATCAAGCAATTCTAGAGGGACAAGGTTATCCAGGTAATGCCTATGCACTAGGAAATTGTACTTGGTATGTCTATAACCGTTTTGCTCAGATTGGAATAGGAATTTATCCGTATTTAGGAAATGCCAATCAATGGGTTGATAGTGGTCAAGCTCAAGGATATGAAATTTCAACGACTCCTAAACCAGGTTCTGCAGTTGTATTCATGAACGGTGTAGCTGGAGCATCACCAATCTATGGTCACCTTGGATTCTGTGAGTACGTTAATAGTGATGGTAGCTTCTTAATGTCAGAAATGAACTTTACTGGTTTATACCTAATGAATTGGCGTACCCTGACACCGCAATCAGGCATCTATTTTGTTACCCCTAGATAAGAAAGGAAAAGAATGTATAATCAAAAGTTAATCAAAATGGTAAAGGGACTCTTTATGGGATTTGTTGCCGTTTTATGTATTGTATTGGGTTATTCTATTGCTCAAGTACAACAGAATTTGAGACAGAATAGTCAAATTCAGGAAGAGGCGAAGCAAAAAACAGAAGAGAACCAACAGGAACAACTATCTCTTACTGAACAGCAAGTCGAGGACTTTCTAATTGCTTACTATACCAAAAAGGATTTAGAAGAGAATCGTCCACGTTATAAGCCTTTTATGACCGATTCTATGTATCAGGAAACCATTCAAGAAGAACAAAAGCCAGTTAACCAGACCTATAAGGGGTATGTGGTTGACCAATCTTATGAATCAGGCTCTATCTACATTGATAAAACACATAAAGTTGCGTTGGCTCAGATTCAATATTCTAGCACAACCTTAGCAGAAAAAGATAATCGAGATTCTAAGGGGCTTACTGGTATCACTAAGGCTACCATTCGATTGACCTATGTAGAACAATCAGGTAAACTATTGGTCAATAAAATTGAGCCTATCGTCTTGACTGAAGCAAAGGGGCAAAGTATAGGTACCTATTCAGATACTAGCAGTTCAAGCTCGACTCCAGTATCCTCTACATCAACCACAACACCTACATCCTCTGAACAAACAACCGCAACCAGTAGTAACCAATAAGGAGAATTGAATGAATAAAAAAATAGAACAACTTGAAGCTAAGCTTGAGAGAGTTAGGAAAGATAAGAAAAAAGCACAACAACAAAAAGAAGCAGCAGATGAAAAAATCAAGAATTACATAAATCAAGAAAAAGATTTTGAAGCGCAGCTTTTTGTGGCACTATCAGAAGAAAGTGGCTTATCCTACCAGGAAATGAAGGAACTCATTCTTCCATCACAATCAAGTAACCAAGGAGTGAACCATGTATAAAATTATCAATCAACTGACTAATCAAGAGGAAACTTTTGAGTACCGAGATGAGTTGTTATCAAGGCTAGAAATCATCAATGAGCGAATGAAGAGTAATAAAATAAATGGAATCTATCGACTTTATTCTCTCAATTCTGAAGGTGAAATCCTACAAGAAGAAAGTCTTGAAATACCTTTTGTTGGAATCATTGATCAGTTGCTGGAAAATTTTGGTACGAGTGTTGGGAAGAAAAAGAAAGGTTTTCTTCATTTTTTAGCAAAACATAAAGAAAATACCTCCTTACCAGCCGAACGAGAAACCCAATCTCAACCAGAGCCTGAACTAGAAGAACTAACGTTAAAGAAAGAAGCA
Above is a genomic segment from Streptococcus mitis containing:
- a CDS encoding peptidase M23, with the protein product MDQEKGRPKTIGHRLDRKLEKVRKNYRTVQQDSAKQLTKLQSQTYSKRQLVKKSRSQFRASKNKVKKIQKEYKRIQKEYKNIQKQGRNLGKEGKVLRPEEIKKQVFLKQELDRNNKKQTFLKQELDKAKLEKKTSKRTFKVAQEATGGSRKKKLLRATKQALERSTSQQASSVAHQDDTLSDIARAKYRYQDIQIQGKRIKTIGKYSGTLGQGMVKSSYSFGNRAYNKAKGRGFTRTPREFSWEGKLSRRIKAYKQRLATSKTGKVAKKARKFYRVGSKPLQAIIKNPFSLKAYLIAFGLLLFLAILGIGSSGITRQDEFDMNNTWLYLSKLDREKSNDKVDYWTKIDDPLLYLNYKYDDISDKLRIDGNKYFSQQNRGKLYLDTLWKNLNGDKDNLKTMEELYTKNNLYKLDKDELEEYKELLEIARDSGKYMLLQELDNPFYTEEQPESQAPLQIIERFGYKTKTEVFNGSVLQASGGQSLLAVLDGKVEVKGSDIEISDQDSKFLYKNVDTIRYKTGDHVKSGDIIGKVAPEGNQTVYYQKLEPDRANKKDRDGNIKKSWTYVNVGFYFQRVEYTQATSVVSNIETSGDKGRRARAFADAIKKNIPEATDEGIAAILGGFDIESSITFKRYETDFLTNNQFDKVAKEPTAENLVGNWGAFQAMYPTLPLNERGYLVNGLHYIGIGIGQFTGPRALALWNFAKSVNGDIWSAEVQTKFLLEEDDPTRRAAFRRIVTSTGSVEALTEDFLNAWLGVPGNKLLERQSAARQWLNFLKNKGGGSTGVSSKQVPSEYKDKLPYGLPTDQAILEGQGYPGNAYALGNCTWYVYNRFAQIGIGIYPYLGNANQWVDSGQAQGYEISTTPKPGSAVVFMNGVAGASPIYGHLGFCEYVNSDGSFLMSEMNFTGLYLMNWRTLTPQSGIYFVTPR